The Bacillus sp. Y1 genome has a window encoding:
- a CDS encoding alpha-glucosidase, which yields MKKIWWKEAVAYQIYPRSFQDSNGDGIGDLQGMIQRLDYIKDLGIDVIWICPMYKSPNDDNGYDISDYEDIMEDFGTMEDFDALLAAVHDRGMKLIIDLVPNHTSDEHQWFIESRQSKDNPKRDWYIWRDGKDGAEPNNWESIFGGSAWQYDEQTHQYYLHVFSTKQPDLNWENPEVREAVYSMMNYWLDKGIDGFRIDAISHIKKRPGFPDMPNPENKKYVSSFDMHMNQEGIHEFLSEMQEKTYGKYDVMTVGEANGVSVDEAHLWVGEEEGKMNMVFQFEHLDLWDTDPAKGLDILGLKKVLTRWQKGLEKDGWNALFIENHDKPRIVSTWGNDKEYWYESATSMAAMYFLMQGTPFIYQGQEIGMTNVHFSSIDDYDDVAVKNMYRLKREEGVSHEDIMDIIWATSRDNSRTPMQWSDDHEAGFSTGTPWMKVNPNYKEINVKKQLEDEHSILSFYKKMIHLKKNNEVFTYGKYELLLEEDPQIYVYTRESDNDKVVVLSNLTGEAASFAVDGLELKHDQLLLANYEIDPHDNINGLILKPFETRVYRLT from the coding sequence ATGAAGAAGATATGGTGGAAGGAAGCCGTGGCTTATCAAATTTATCCAAGAAGCTTCCAGGATTCAAATGGAGATGGAATTGGCGATTTACAAGGGATGATTCAACGACTTGATTATATAAAGGATCTTGGGATTGATGTGATTTGGATTTGTCCCATGTATAAATCACCGAATGACGATAATGGATACGATATTTCCGATTACGAAGACATTATGGAAGACTTCGGGACGATGGAGGACTTTGATGCTCTGTTAGCAGCTGTTCATGATCGTGGAATGAAGCTGATTATTGATCTGGTCCCTAATCACACAAGCGATGAGCATCAATGGTTTATCGAATCACGTCAATCTAAGGACAATCCGAAGCGAGATTGGTATATTTGGCGTGACGGGAAAGATGGAGCAGAGCCGAATAACTGGGAGAGTATTTTCGGAGGTTCTGCTTGGCAATACGATGAACAAACACATCAATACTATTTGCATGTGTTTTCAACCAAACAGCCTGACTTGAATTGGGAAAACCCGGAGGTTCGTGAAGCTGTCTATAGTATGATGAATTACTGGTTAGATAAAGGCATAGACGGGTTCCGAATTGATGCAATTAGCCATATTAAAAAGCGTCCAGGATTCCCAGATATGCCAAACCCAGAAAATAAGAAATACGTTTCTTCTTTTGACATGCATATGAATCAGGAAGGAATTCATGAGTTCCTGTCCGAGATGCAAGAAAAGACGTACGGAAAATATGATGTTATGACTGTAGGAGAAGCGAATGGGGTGTCAGTAGACGAAGCGCATCTTTGGGTAGGAGAAGAAGAAGGTAAAATGAACATGGTATTCCAGTTTGAGCATCTGGATCTTTGGGATACCGATCCTGCCAAAGGTCTTGATATTTTAGGCTTGAAAAAAGTGCTCACACGCTGGCAAAAGGGATTAGAAAAGGACGGCTGGAATGCGTTATTTATTGAAAATCACGATAAGCCGCGAATTGTCTCAACATGGGGGAACGACAAAGAATACTGGTACGAAAGTGCAACAAGCATGGCAGCGATGTATTTCCTGATGCAGGGGACACCATTTATTTATCAAGGTCAGGAAATTGGAATGACCAATGTCCACTTCTCAAGTATTGATGATTATGATGATGTGGCTGTAAAGAATATGTATCGTTTGAAGCGTGAAGAAGGGGTTTCTCATGAGGACATTATGGACATCATTTGGGCCACTTCAAGAGACAACAGCCGTACTCCTATGCAATGGTCAGATGATCACGAAGCTGGGTTTTCAACAGGAACACCTTGGATGAAGGTGAACCCAAACTATAAAGAAATCAATGTGAAAAAGCAGCTAGAAGACGAACACTCTATCCTCTCTTTTTATAAAAAAATGATTCATCTGAAAAAGAACAATGAAGTGTTTACGTACGGAAAATATGAGCTTCTATTAGAAGAAGATCCGCAAATTTACGTGTACACACGCGAAAGTGACAACGATAAGGTTGTTGTTCTATCAAATCTAACAGGGGAAGCGGCAAGCTTCGCTGTAGACGGATTAGAATTAAAACACGATCAGCTGTTATTAGCGAATTATGAGATTGATCCCCACGACAACATTAACGGACTTATATTAAAACCGTTTGAAACAAGAGTATATCGTTTGACATAA
- a CDS encoding UDP-glucose dehydrogenase family protein, giving the protein MKITVCGTGYVGLVTGVCLAEIGHEVVCFDTDEQKINMLKEGICPIYEPGLEELLLKQLLAKRLHFSTDAKQAYKEPEVIFLAVGTPEKEDGAADLTFIEQAVETIAQHIVSHTIIVTKSTVPIGTNDRLQAMFDGKDVPVNVVSNPEFLREGSGIYDTFHGERIVIGSNHKEAKEKVEKIFQPLQIPIIHMSIRSAEMVKYASNTFLATKISFINEIAKLCEYTGANVEDVALGMGMDSRIGTPFLKAGIGFGGSCFPKDTKALENVASLYGYEFQILRSVINVNEKQKSLLFEKAIDRMGSVEGKTVAVLGLSFKPNTDDIRDAPSIPLMDDLIEAGAHVRAYDPIAHHHVKKRYQNTIHYSETIENAIEQADLVCIVTEWGEIKEFPLDMYKRMMREPLLIDGRNCYKLEEAKQADITYISIGREVVERKTPIFRY; this is encoded by the coding sequence ATGAAGATTACCGTCTGCGGGACAGGGTATGTTGGGTTGGTAACCGGTGTTTGCTTAGCTGAAATAGGGCATGAGGTGGTTTGTTTTGATACAGATGAACAAAAAATTAACATGCTCAAAGAGGGAATTTGTCCGATTTATGAACCAGGTTTAGAAGAGCTCCTGTTAAAGCAGCTTCTCGCAAAAAGGCTCCACTTTTCTACAGATGCAAAGCAAGCTTACAAAGAACCCGAGGTGATTTTTCTAGCTGTTGGCACCCCTGAAAAAGAAGATGGAGCGGCAGACTTAACGTTCATAGAACAAGCTGTAGAAACCATTGCACAACATATCGTTTCACATACAATCATCGTAACAAAAAGCACCGTCCCCATTGGTACTAATGACCGGCTCCAAGCGATGTTTGACGGCAAAGATGTGCCTGTCAATGTAGTTTCTAATCCAGAATTCTTGCGGGAAGGTTCGGGCATCTATGATACGTTTCACGGTGAACGGATTGTGATTGGTTCCAATCACAAAGAAGCCAAGGAGAAAGTGGAGAAAATCTTTCAACCTCTTCAAATTCCAATTATTCATATGAGTATACGAAGTGCGGAAATGGTTAAGTACGCATCCAATACCTTTTTAGCGACGAAGATTTCGTTTATAAATGAAATAGCGAAGCTTTGTGAGTATACGGGTGCAAATGTAGAGGATGTAGCTCTTGGAATGGGGATGGACAGTCGAATTGGGACACCTTTTTTAAAGGCGGGAATCGGTTTTGGCGGGTCCTGTTTTCCGAAGGATACGAAAGCATTAGAAAATGTGGCAAGCCTGTATGGATACGAGTTTCAAATTCTTCGTTCCGTCATAAATGTGAATGAGAAGCAAAAGTCACTTCTTTTTGAAAAAGCCATCGATCGTATGGGGAGTGTGGAAGGAAAAACCGTTGCAGTTTTGGGTCTTTCCTTTAAACCAAACACAGATGATATAAGGGATGCTCCCTCTATTCCGCTGATGGATGATTTAATTGAAGCAGGGGCCCATGTCCGTGCGTATGATCCTATTGCCCATCATCATGTCAAAAAGAGATATCAGAATACAATCCACTATTCGGAAACGATAGAGAACGCTATCGAGCAAGCCGATTTGGTGTGTATCGTAACGGAATGGGGAGAAATTAAGGAATTTCCACTAGACATGTACAAACGAATGATGCGAGAACCACTCCTTATTGACGGTCGGAATTGTTATAAGCTAGAAGAAGCGAAACAGGCGGATATCACGTATATCTCAATCGGTCGAGAAGTAGTAGAGAGGAAGACACCTATATTCCGCTATTAA
- a CDS encoding M20/M25/M40 family metallo-hydrolase translates to MLLPCLTDVLAFTKQLVQIESVVNTDGEKVISHSLHTLLNSFPYFQENPSHLVIEPTIDDDYERYNVLAFVKGTKGTSNRTVILMGHVDTVGIDDFNQLKSLACYPDELAEALKKEDLAEEVKEQLESGDWLFGRGTLDMKSGVASHLYLLKYYSEHPEELDGNLVFLAECDEEDSSNGILSSLKTLKRWKTEHQFDYVAAINADFVAPRFKGDQNRYIYKGTVGKLLPSFFITGAETHVGSCFEGLDPNFLAAELTQQINYNPELCNEALGETTVPPVSLKQMDMKPSYDVQTALAAYVYYNFFIHSWTPKDVIDKLTEQATIAFDRALRTYDERYKNYCKISGETYRPIPWKTRVFTYEQMEEKLLAEHGDTYKEHMNQFKDQLQQDKSLDSRMYAARVVEEAWKWMKDKSPAMILFYSSLYSPRIELTGKTSDESILIHALDEAVAEVQSDYPYPIVTRNFFPYISDMSFVALSDDDAGLQAVTNNNPSWGRKHYINFQDIRDINVPVVNIGPYGIDAHKRLERLEMTYSLEVVPTLTKRVIEGVLK, encoded by the coding sequence ATGCTATTACCTTGTCTTACTGATGTGTTAGCTTTCACCAAACAGCTCGTTCAAATTGAAAGTGTCGTCAATACAGATGGAGAAAAAGTCATTTCTCATTCATTGCATACACTCCTGAATTCATTTCCTTATTTTCAAGAAAACCCTTCACACCTCGTAATTGAACCTACCATTGATGACGATTACGAACGATATAATGTTCTAGCCTTTGTAAAAGGAACAAAAGGCACAAGTAACCGCACGGTCATTCTGATGGGTCATGTGGATACCGTTGGGATAGATGATTTCAATCAATTAAAAAGCCTTGCTTGTTATCCAGACGAGCTAGCTGAAGCTTTAAAGAAAGAAGACCTAGCTGAAGAGGTAAAGGAACAGCTCGAATCTGGCGACTGGCTCTTCGGTAGAGGCACCCTAGATATGAAGAGCGGAGTTGCCAGCCACCTTTATCTACTAAAATATTACTCAGAACATCCTGAGGAGCTTGATGGAAACCTTGTCTTCTTGGCAGAATGTGATGAGGAGGACAGTTCAAACGGAATTCTATCATCGTTAAAAACATTAAAAAGGTGGAAGACTGAGCATCAATTCGACTATGTTGCGGCGATCAATGCTGATTTCGTTGCTCCCCGGTTTAAAGGGGATCAAAATCGTTACATATACAAAGGGACCGTCGGAAAGCTCCTGCCTTCCTTTTTCATCACAGGTGCGGAAACACATGTCGGCTCTTGCTTTGAAGGATTAGACCCCAATTTTTTAGCAGCAGAGTTAACTCAGCAAATCAATTATAATCCGGAGCTTTGCAACGAGGCGTTAGGGGAAACGACCGTACCTCCTGTATCGTTAAAACAAATGGATATGAAGCCTTCGTATGACGTACAAACCGCCTTAGCTGCTTATGTGTACTATAACTTTTTTATTCATTCGTGGACGCCAAAGGATGTCATCGATAAGCTGACCGAACAAGCGACAATTGCTTTTGATCGTGCCTTACGTACATATGATGAGCGCTATAAAAATTATTGTAAAATTAGCGGAGAAACTTACCGACCGATTCCATGGAAAACAAGAGTGTTTACTTATGAACAGATGGAAGAAAAGCTGCTTGCTGAACATGGGGACACGTACAAAGAACATATGAACCAATTTAAAGATCAACTGCAGCAGGACAAATCATTGGATAGCCGGATGTATGCCGCGCGTGTAGTAGAGGAAGCATGGAAGTGGATGAAGGACAAGAGCCCTGCCATGATTTTGTTTTATTCATCGTTGTATTCACCAAGGATTGAACTAACAGGGAAAACATCTGATGAATCCATCCTTATTCATGCACTTGATGAAGCCGTTGCTGAAGTACAGTCAGACTACCCATACCCGATCGTCACGCGTAACTTTTTCCCTTATATCTCTGATATGAGCTTTGTTGCATTAAGCGATGATGATGCAGGCCTTCAAGCAGTCACAAACAACAATCCGAGCTGGGGACGGAAGCATTATATTAATTTCCAAGATATACGAGATATCAATGTTCCTGTCGTCAATATTGGACCATACGGAATTGACGCACATAAGCGATTAGAAAGACTAGAAATGACCTACTCCTTAGAAGTGGTTCCCACACTGACCAAACGAGTGATTGAGGGTGTATTAAAATAG
- a CDS encoding ABC transporter ATP-binding protein encodes MKKLFKYIFPYKYATIIALSLTGFELVVELIQPVLMAKIIDEGITNGDMNPVYLWGGILLLLSFIAFVAGIVNSFYSSQVGQGIGYDLRRDLFGKIQQFAFKDFQEIPTSSLITRLTNDVTQIQNFLFMSLRIALRAPLFILGGMIMAFTVNVKLATILLISVPLLLVIVLTLIRKGVTLFQLVQKKLDTVNSIIQENLVGIRLIKAFTRGEHEQGRFEKVNKLLREDNKKALQIMEMTMPILMFGMNVAMVIILWFGSLQLDIGGAQAGEIVAVLNYGTKIMFAFTVFSFVMMNYSRAQASSGRLVEILEQETDAEQLKNPSTGKIIDGRVEFHHVSFHYPQALKPTLKDISFTAEAGQRIGILGETGSGKTSLFQLIPRLFEATEGHITIDDEDIKKYEKEELRKQIGMVPQEAHLFTGTVKENIGWGKENATFDEIIEAAKKAEIHEFIMTLPNQYETMVGQRGVNLSGGQKQRLSIARAIVRQPSILLLDDSTSALDAKTEANILASIKDQACTTFIIAQKISSVIKADQILLLEEGSLVAKGTHEQLLKESDSYRRIYKSQMQKEMEQLA; translated from the coding sequence ATGAAGAAGCTTTTTAAATATATATTTCCCTATAAATACGCCACGATAATCGCTTTATCACTTACGGGCTTTGAGTTGGTGGTTGAACTAATACAGCCTGTACTCATGGCAAAAATCATAGATGAGGGTATTACAAACGGAGACATGAATCCCGTCTACCTATGGGGAGGCATTCTCCTACTTCTTTCGTTTATCGCCTTTGTTGCAGGAATTGTAAACTCCTTTTACTCCTCGCAAGTAGGTCAAGGGATCGGTTACGATCTTAGGAGAGACCTATTTGGAAAGATTCAACAATTTGCCTTTAAGGACTTTCAGGAAATCCCCACTTCTTCCTTAATTACGAGGCTTACAAACGATGTGACACAAATACAGAACTTCCTATTTATGAGCTTACGTATTGCACTCCGAGCTCCTTTGTTTATATTGGGTGGAATGATTATGGCGTTTACGGTTAACGTGAAGCTTGCTACTATTCTGCTTATATCCGTTCCTCTTTTATTGGTGATCGTTCTGACCCTTATTCGAAAAGGAGTCACTCTTTTTCAACTGGTACAAAAAAAGCTTGATACAGTGAACAGTATCATCCAGGAAAATTTAGTAGGTATTCGACTTATTAAAGCGTTTACAAGAGGTGAACATGAGCAGGGACGGTTTGAAAAAGTAAACAAGCTCCTAAGAGAGGACAATAAAAAAGCTCTTCAAATCATGGAGATGACGATGCCTATTCTCATGTTCGGAATGAATGTTGCGATGGTTATTATTCTGTGGTTTGGCTCTCTTCAGCTGGATATCGGTGGGGCACAAGCGGGGGAAATCGTCGCTGTGCTTAATTATGGAACCAAAATTATGTTTGCTTTTACCGTTTTTTCTTTTGTTATGATGAATTACTCTAGGGCACAAGCTTCCTCAGGAAGGCTTGTTGAAATACTTGAGCAAGAAACGGATGCTGAACAGCTGAAAAATCCTTCAACAGGAAAAATAATAGACGGACGAGTGGAGTTTCATCACGTGAGTTTCCACTATCCACAAGCGCTCAAGCCAACACTGAAAGACATTAGTTTTACGGCCGAGGCAGGTCAAAGAATCGGAATCTTAGGGGAAACAGGGTCAGGGAAAACGTCCCTATTTCAGTTAATCCCTCGCTTGTTTGAGGCAACTGAAGGACATATTACGATTGATGACGAGGATATCAAGAAGTATGAAAAGGAAGAATTAAGAAAGCAAATCGGAATGGTTCCTCAAGAAGCACATTTATTTACGGGGACGGTAAAAGAGAATATTGGCTGGGGGAAGGAGAATGCCACTTTTGATGAGATTATAGAAGCTGCGAAAAAGGCAGAAATTCATGAGTTCATCATGACTCTCCCGAACCAATACGAAACTATGGTAGGACAGCGTGGGGTAAATTTATCAGGTGGTCAAAAGCAACGTCTCTCCATCGCGCGGGCAATCGTAAGACAGCCAAGCATCTTGTTATTGGATGATAGTACGAGTGCGCTTGACGCCAAAACTGAGGCTAACATTCTAGCTTCAATAAAAGACCAAGCATGTACCACTTTTATCATAGCTCAAAAAATTAGCTCGGTCATAAAAGCGGATCAAATCCTTCTCCTCGAAGAAGGATCGTTGGTCGCAAAAGGGACGCATGAACAATTGCTGAAAGAAAGCGACAGCTACCGTAGAATATACAAGTCCCAGATGCAAAAGGAGATGGAGCAGCTTGCATAA
- a CDS encoding NAD(P)/FAD-dependent oxidoreductase has translation MVYDCVIIGGGIAGLQCAIQLGRYMYKVLVIDSGDGRSTLCRSYHNVLGYPSGVSGEYLRSIGEKQAKQYGVEFLLEKVAKVEKKKEIFHVTTHHGDEKKAKRLLIATGVMDRIPPIPELYPCLGQSVYICPDCDGYEIKDEECIVIGSGNVGANAALTLLFWSKKLVYVNHERKEVDEKLLKQLKKENIEYYEQSIEQVQAKDGQFQGVTLADGTQLVSTHGFVAFGNNEVRSELAAQLGVERMENKHILVDPRSKMTNIKHVWAAGDVVAHSEQVTVAMGEGLQAAIFIHKSLMSES, from the coding sequence GTGGTGTATGATTGCGTGATTATTGGTGGAGGAATTGCTGGATTACAGTGTGCGATACAGTTAGGAAGATATATGTATAAGGTGCTCGTGATTGATTCAGGTGACGGAAGGTCTACTCTGTGCCGAAGCTATCATAATGTGCTCGGCTATCCATCCGGAGTGAGCGGTGAGTATTTACGGTCGATTGGGGAGAAACAGGCAAAGCAGTATGGAGTCGAGTTTTTACTAGAAAAAGTTGCAAAAGTGGAAAAGAAAAAAGAGATTTTTCATGTAACCACTCATCATGGGGACGAGAAAAAGGCAAAGAGATTGTTAATTGCAACTGGGGTAATGGACCGGATCCCGCCCATCCCTGAACTGTACCCATGTCTAGGGCAGAGTGTGTATATATGTCCTGATTGTGATGGATACGAAATCAAAGACGAGGAATGTATCGTGATTGGCTCTGGTAATGTCGGTGCTAATGCGGCGTTGACTTTATTGTTTTGGTCAAAAAAGCTTGTTTATGTGAATCACGAGCGAAAAGAAGTGGATGAAAAACTCCTTAAACAGCTTAAAAAGGAGAATATTGAGTACTATGAACAGTCGATTGAACAGGTACAGGCGAAGGACGGTCAGTTTCAAGGTGTCACTTTGGCAGATGGAACTCAGTTAGTTTCAACCCACGGATTTGTCGCGTTTGGAAACAACGAGGTACGTTCCGAGCTTGCTGCTCAGCTTGGAGTGGAACGCATGGAAAATAAACATATTCTTGTTGATCCTCGTTCAAAAATGACGAATATCAAACATGTATGGGCAGCAGGTGATGTGGTAGCTCATTCCGAGCAAGTGACAGTTGCGATGGGAGAAGGACTTCAAGCGGCGATTTTTATTCATAAATCATTGATGAGTGAATCCTGA
- a CDS encoding MerR family transcriptional regulator, whose protein sequence is MGEDTSYKSRKVITIGVVSELTGLSERQIRYYEERKLIFPERSERGNRKYSFSDVETLIEIANKREEGVRTYEIRQDMIKKNNLAKDEKLRNKMLRGQINARFGIQKNQ, encoded by the coding sequence ATGGGGGAAGATACATCATATAAAAGCCGAAAAGTCATAACGATTGGTGTAGTTAGTGAATTAACAGGCCTTTCCGAGAGGCAAATCCGTTATTACGAGGAAAGAAAGCTCATTTTCCCTGAGCGGTCTGAACGAGGAAACCGAAAATATTCATTCTCTGATGTAGAAACGCTAATAGAAATAGCTAATAAGCGAGAAGAAGGCGTTCGAACGTACGAAATTAGGCAGGATATGATTAAGAAAAATAATTTAGCCAAAGATGAAAAACTCCGTAACAAAATGCTTCGTGGCCAAATTAACGCTAGGTTTGGAATTCAAAAAAATCAATAG
- a CDS encoding TIGR04053 family radical SAM/SPASM domain-containing protein encodes MHGKHVPVDYSQNPFIVIWEVTRACQLKCVHCRADAQLTPDPNELTHVEGIALIDEIFEMNNPMLVFSGGDCMMRDDLLELADYAVKKGMRVSMTPSATANVTKEKMRLAKQVGLSRWGFSMDGPTADIHDQFRGIPGSFDLTLEKVAYLRELNMPLQINTVISRYNYDHLEQMAKLMEDLDVVMWYIFLLVPTGRGQVDDCLTPLEHEKVFRWLYDLSKKVPYDIKTTAAQHYRRVVLQQKVKEHKVETGHIRYEDTMTMDQDRIRDGLKRAPKGVNDGNGFIFVSHTGDVFPSGLLPIKVGNIRENRLDHIYRTSPVLKELRNPDLYKGKCGMCEYRQICGGSRSRAYAMTGDYLASEPFCVYVPQSLR; translated from the coding sequence ATGCATGGGAAACATGTTCCTGTTGATTACAGCCAAAATCCGTTTATTGTCATATGGGAAGTAACGAGAGCTTGTCAGCTTAAGTGCGTGCACTGTCGAGCGGACGCACAGTTGACGCCAGATCCAAATGAGTTAACCCATGTGGAAGGGATCGCTTTAATCGATGAAATTTTTGAAATGAATAACCCGATGCTTGTTTTTAGTGGTGGTGACTGCATGATGCGTGACGATTTACTGGAGTTAGCGGACTATGCGGTTAAAAAAGGAATGCGTGTTTCTATGACTCCTAGTGCAACGGCAAATGTGACAAAGGAGAAGATGAGACTAGCAAAACAGGTGGGGTTATCAAGGTGGGGATTTAGCATGGATGGACCTACTGCTGATATCCATGACCAATTCCGTGGCATCCCTGGTTCATTTGACTTAACACTCGAGAAAGTGGCGTACTTGCGTGAGTTAAACATGCCGCTTCAAATCAACACAGTGATTTCGCGTTACAATTACGACCATCTTGAGCAAATGGCCAAACTAATGGAAGATCTCGATGTGGTGATGTGGTATATCTTTTTACTCGTACCAACCGGAAGAGGCCAAGTGGATGATTGTTTAACGCCACTTGAACACGAAAAGGTATTTAGGTGGTTGTACGACCTAAGTAAAAAAGTCCCTTATGATATTAAAACAACGGCAGCACAGCATTATCGACGTGTGGTTCTTCAGCAAAAAGTGAAAGAGCATAAAGTAGAAACAGGTCATATTCGCTACGAAGATACCATGACGATGGATCAGGACAGAATCCGAGATGGTTTAAAGCGAGCACCAAAGGGTGTGAATGATGGAAATGGTTTTATCTTTGTTTCTCATACGGGAGATGTGTTTCCGAGTGGATTGCTGCCAATAAAAGTCGGTAATATCCGTGAGAATCGGTTAGATCATATTTACCGAACATCACCAGTCTTAAAGGAACTTCGTAATCCAGACCTCTACAAAGGAAAATGTGGGATGTGTGAGTATCGTCAAATTTGTGGAGGTTCCCGTTCTCGAGCATATGCTATGACAGGGGACTACTTAGCGAGTGAACCATTTTGCGTGTATGTACCACAAAGCTTACGATAG
- a CDS encoding ABC transporter ATP-binding protein — protein MKRTLLRVLGYANKEKTLLSWVLFMVIASSVFSLIGPYLLGVAVDDVIAGTNKERFLLLLFGVIIVFLLQSGALFFQNYWMIGIAQEIVFRMRNQLFKKLHMLPISFFQKRQHGELMSRLTNDMENVSRTLNSAIIQVVTSTLTIVGTVAMMLWLSPLLTVLTLTIVPVMFAGLKWITNRTGKFFKEQQKTLGDMNGFIEETLSGQKIVKMYSQERKVIQQFAEKNDALKESNYWAQTYSGFIPKLMNMLNNVSFAIIVGIGGILAIKGSVSIGIIVTFTTYSRQFTRPLNDLANQFNMILSAVAGAERVFQIVDEKEEQDDEGKANSIDCLRGEIVFDQVGFSYDKGLATLRDVSFQARAGETVALVGPTGAGKTTVISLLARFYDSDQGTIWIDGRDSKEITRDSLRKQIGFVLQDSILFESTVRENIRFGRLNATDEEVLQAAKEANAHDFIMKLPDGYDTVLNGEGTGISHGQRQLLSIARALLADPALLILDEATSSIDTITEMKIIEALERLMKDRTTFVIAHRLNTIQNADLIVVLKDGQVIEKGSNKELLKQNGFYADLVRTQQQKAIM, from the coding sequence ATGAAGAGAACACTGCTTAGGGTTCTTGGCTACGCAAACAAAGAAAAGACACTGCTCTCTTGGGTTCTTTTTATGGTGATTGCAAGTTCTGTTTTTTCCTTGATTGGTCCCTATTTATTAGGAGTGGCGGTTGACGATGTTATTGCAGGAACCAATAAAGAACGATTTTTATTATTGTTATTTGGAGTCATCATCGTCTTTCTTTTGCAATCAGGGGCACTGTTTTTCCAGAACTATTGGATGATTGGAATTGCTCAAGAAATAGTTTTTCGAATGAGAAACCAGCTTTTCAAAAAACTGCATATGCTCCCCATTTCCTTTTTTCAGAAGCGTCAGCATGGTGAGCTTATGAGTCGCTTAACAAATGATATGGAAAATGTCAGTCGAACATTGAATTCAGCCATTATTCAAGTGGTTACAAGTACGTTAACGATAGTAGGAACTGTTGCCATGATGTTATGGCTGAGCCCTTTGTTAACGGTATTAACATTAACGATAGTCCCTGTCATGTTTGCCGGATTGAAATGGATTACGAACCGAACAGGGAAGTTTTTTAAGGAGCAGCAAAAAACACTCGGCGATATGAACGGTTTCATTGAGGAAACACTGTCGGGTCAAAAAATTGTGAAAATGTACTCGCAGGAACGGAAAGTGATCCAACAGTTTGCGGAGAAAAACGATGCATTAAAAGAATCAAATTATTGGGCTCAAACTTACTCGGGCTTTATTCCGAAACTGATGAATATGCTAAACAACGTAAGTTTTGCGATCATTGTTGGGATTGGTGGAATTCTTGCCATCAAGGGATCGGTTTCAATCGGTATCATTGTTACCTTTACTACATACTCTAGGCAGTTCACGAGACCATTAAATGATCTCGCTAACCAGTTCAACATGATCTTATCGGCTGTTGCTGGTGCAGAGCGTGTGTTTCAAATCGTGGATGAAAAAGAAGAACAGGATGATGAAGGGAAAGCAAACTCCATTGATTGTTTGCGTGGAGAGATTGTATTCGATCAGGTTGGTTTTTCCTATGATAAGGGCCTTGCGACATTAAGGGATGTAAGTTTCCAAGCAAGAGCTGGTGAGACGGTTGCCCTAGTTGGACCAACGGGAGCGGGGAAAACGACGGTCATCTCCTTGCTTGCTCGTTTTTACGACAGTGATCAGGGGACGATTTGGATTGATGGAAGAGATAGCAAGGAAATTACACGAGACAGCTTAAGAAAGCAAATCGGTTTTGTTTTACAGGATTCTATTTTATTTGAATCAACCGTTCGAGAAAATATTCGGTTTGGTCGTCTAAATGCTACTGACGAAGAGGTTCTCCAGGCAGCGAAGGAAGCAAATGCGCATGATTTTATCATGAAGCTTCCCGATGGATACGATACCGTGCTAAATGGGGAGGGGACAGGAATTAGTCACGGACAGCGACAGTTGTTATCCATTGCCCGTGCGTTACTAGCGGACCCAGCTCTGTTGATTCTAGACGAGGCGACAAGCAGTATTGACACCATTACGGAAATGAAAATTATTGAGGCGTTAGAAAGGTTGATGAAGGACCGAACCACATTTGTGATTGCCCATCGCCTGAACACGATTCAAAATGCAGACCTAATCGTTGTGTTAAAAGATGGTCAAGTCATTGAAAAAGGCTCAAACAAAGAGCTACTGAAACAAAATGGATTTTATGCAGACTTAGTTCGTACACAGCAACAAAAGGCAATTATGTGA